The genomic interval TCCTGGAATATCACCAGTATAAATACCATCACCTGAGTCTGTCATTCCAACTTCAACGAATTCACCATTATTGAGATTGTAAAAAAGTGAAACACTTGCGATACCAACATTGTCCTCGACATATGCTTCAATGGTATAGGGTCCGAGAGTATCCAGGGTAAAGGTGAACTGTGTGACACCACCAACTGTGGGTGCCCAGAGGTCAGTATAATCCATGGCCATAAATTCGAGGTATTCAGCTAAAAGTTCACTTACAGTTCCAATGCTGTCTGTGAGACCACCAAATTCAAAAGAAGTACCAATGGTATTGGCTCCTGGAGTTAAATTTCCAATACCACATGGTTCTCCATCAGCGGGATTGACGTGGAATACCATGGCATCATGAGAAAGGGGGGCGAGATGATCTACATAGTTATTGAACCCATAGTAGGCCAGATCGATACCATCGATGAGTGTCTCTCCCTCAACGGTTGTGAGATCTCCTGAACCATCTGCAACGCCCTCAATACCAAAAAAATCATGGAGTGCTGTAGGAGCATCAAAAGCCCATGTGTCGCCACCTTCCATATAAAGCGGGTAGCCTGCAGAAGCATAAGCCACCAATGCACTTACTTCACCTGAGTTTGGATCCAGGGCATAGTTGCCATTTCCATACATACCGAGGCATACAAAAATTCCAGAATATCCAACATCAGCTGGATCCCCAAACATAAACAAATCTGTAGTGAGCGCTGCAGTGTAACCCAGGGTTGTGAGTTCACTAAGGAAGGCTTCTCCACTGATTGAGGCGGAAGGATTCCAAATCATGTACTGTGGAAGACCATCATAGACCATGGCAGAAACGTTCACAACTATTTCAGTCACGTTATCAGCAGTTGAGGTAATGGTATAGGTACAAGATACTGCACCCTCGGCTGAAGGAGTCAGCGTGACATCAAATACCACAGAGCCGTCTACTGGGACCGTTACAGGGGTTACCAGTGATGTGGTGAAATCTGCACCCGCTATGGTAATCGCGGTAACATCAAAAGGATCAAGTCCGATATTGCCAATGGTAACGTCTGCTGTGACAGCACCATCATCAAGCTGGAGGACACCAAAGTTGATGTTGCGTGTATCCACAGTCATGTATGAACCTTCAATTTCCTGGGGAAGGTATGTGGCTGAAATTCCAAAGTTTCCAACCAGTGTCGGGTCGCCACCAACGGCATCATTGATCATTTCCCATCCATTGGCAGAGTATGCCCAATTGCGATCTAAATAATTCGGCTGTAAGTCACTGGCAATTCCGAGGAATCCAGAATTGTTTTCCCAGACCACAACATAGTAATCACCGGCTTCAAGAACCAGATTGTCCAGGACAATATCAAACTGTGATGTGGGATCACCGGTGGTAGTAAGGTCCATTGGATCAGATTCCCAAAGAGCAGTCCCGTCATTTGGGCCGATGGGTAATGTTGGTGGGCCAGCAACAGCAGAGGCCGCATCGGTATAGATGCTTACAACTGCAGCGGTTGCATTTCCACCCTGAGTATACAGTGTCAGGCCAGTGAGAAAGATGGGTGTTTCAGCAGTGAAGCGTACGCTGAAACCGCAACCTCCACCACAACCAATTTGACCTTCAAAAGAGCCATCGTGATACACAGCCTCTTCATCCCGGAGCGATGAACTAGCGATTGTCTCAGCATTCCAATTTACATCCAGCGTACCGTCAGCAGATGTCTTCAGACATACATCACAGGCAGATGTTGGTGTGACCTTCTGGTCTGCAAAGGCACCAGTTGCCAGCAGCATGATGAGGACAAAAACCCATCCGTTAGAGAACAATCGTTTCATGGTATACTCCTTAGTATTCATTTGATCATGGACCTTAATTAGGCTTACTACCGTTACTAAACATTTCAGAAAAAAAACGGCACGAATAATAATGCGGGAATTTCTCTGGTTAAACACCAAATATAGAGCTAGCTCAGAACCAATTCAAGCCTATTGCCTGAAGCATTCTTGATGACATGAAAATGAGATATATTAGTGATATAGATATAGAGGGCTCAAATTTTGATCAACTGGCCAAACCAGACTCTCATGGAAATTCCAGAGAGGGGGGCATATTTGGGGTTTAAATTTAGATCAGAAACTGGCGTCCGACCTGAAAAATCATGGAAATATCCAAATTCAAAGCCCCAGGTTTTTCGAAAATTCATTCCGTAGAGCAACCCAAAGAGATGAACATTATCACCCCATAAACCGGAGGGGATATAATTATATCGAAGACCAAGATAGCCGTAGTTAAAAATATCTACCTCAGTCTGCTTGAATACTTTCCCATCTCGACGGACAGTCTTGGTTCGATCTTTTCGGGAAACATTATAGTAGGTTGCTCCAAAAGCACTCTGGTCGGCGTAAGTGGCTGCAAAATTCATGGTATGCAACCTGGATCCCTCATCTCTAAGCTTGATGGTAGCATCAACACCGCTCCCATGCATGGGCAACATACCAATTCGGATGCCACCATCCATGTTTTGCCCCAAACCCTTCCTATACACAAATTGTGGAATCATGTTTTCAGCTGAAAGAACAACACCCTTATAGCTTTCTTCAGGCTTCAAGGGGTCTGGAGAAATCACAGCGTGGGAGGTACAGGAAACCATAAATGCGGTAAGAAATAAGTATACCATGTAATATTTTGGATTTTTGAACATGTCCTCGAATTTCCCCGCAGGTGACATTGATGACAAGACTTTTGTTCTCCTTTCGTTAAGACGGTCAGGGGAATATCAAAATTCTGTTAGTTATCGAACCAATAGGACAGGCCGATCGTAATAAGTCGAAAGTCGAAGGTCTGAAGGTCGAAAGTCTAGAGTGGGGGCTTTGTAGACTTTAGACTTTAGACTTTAGACTTTAGACTTTACCCACATCCACGACCCAACCATGATCATGTCATGAAAAATATCTGGGTCTGAAACGGCAGCTTTGTTTGCCAATGTGCGTCTATACATATTCTAGCAAACTGTTTTGGACATTGGTGATGCAGGTTAGATTATTGGCATGGATACAAAACAAGCAATCGTCAAAGATTGGATATTTCGTTATACAGGAGTGGAACCAGAAGCCTTTGGCGACAGAATTTTACTCACAAACTTTAAAAACTACGTCGACAAATTTGCACGTAGGTTCGATGTCCCAATTTTTGGTGAAGATCGCAGCATGAGCGTGGCCACCAATAAGGATGGCTTGAGCATAATTAATTTTGGAATGGGTTCTGCCAATGCAGCCACCATTATGGATTTGCTTTCAGCTATAGACCCCTATGGCGTTCTCTTTTTAGGAAAATGCGGAGGATTAAAACAATCCACAGAGCTCGGCCACTTTATTCTCCCCGTAGCAGCCATCCGAGGTGAGGGAACCAGTAATGATTACCTCCGGCCAGAAGTACCAGCCATGCCCAGCTTTAAGATACACAAATACATTTCACAAATTCTGGTTGAACAAGATCTGGATTATCGGACAGGTGTCGTTTATACTACCAATCGCCGCGTCTGGGAACATGATGAAAAATTCAAGGAATATCTTAGAGAAACAAGGTGCATAGGCATTGACATGGAAACGGCCACCATTTTTATAACCGGGCTGGCGAATAACATTCCCCGTGGAGCCCTGCTGCTGGTCAGTGATCTGCCCATGGTGCCGGATGGAATAAAGACCGAGGCTCTTGATAGAAGTGTCACCAAGAAATATGTAGACCTACACCTGGATATTGGCATTGAAGCCATGACTCATATTGCAGAACAAGGCGAATCAATCAAGCACTTCTCGTTTTAAGTTTTTTTAAGAGTATAGAGCTTCTCAAGGCCAGGATTCGAAACGAAGTAAGGCGAGGGAGTGTAACGACGCTCAGCCAATCCTGGCTTAGAAGTCGATGACTTTTGGTTTTGAGCGATTACCGTGAACATCACAACTCTGGGATGGGACGGTTCCAGGTAAAAAGACTTCACGCTCCGGAGTACAATACTGAGTTGCTAATTTGTGGGTTTCAGAACAAACATTGGTAAACACAACTGACTCTTCAGGAACGACAAATTCCTCGCGTTCCCATTCCAGACTATCATAGACTGCCTTCATGTACTGAGCCCAAATGGGCACTCCCAGCGCAGATCCAGACATGCGAGGACCCAGACTGATGGACGCATCGTCCATACCTACCCAAACAGCGGTGGACAAGCGTGTGGTAAATCCAACATACCAGGCATCAGTAAAGCCAGTCGTTGTTCCAGTTTTTCCACCGGCAGGTTCCTGAAATCCAAACCTGGTTCTGGCTCCTACACCGGTTCCTCGGTTGGCAACTGTTTCTAGCAGGGACAACATGACATAGGATGTCCCACGCCCCAACACCTCTTTACGCTCTGGATTATAAGTACGCAGAACGCCCCCAAAACGATCCTGAATAGATAGAATGCCAAGGGGTTGAACCCATATACCCAGTCGTGGGTAAACTGCATAGGCTGCAGCCATTTCAATTGGATAGACTCCTGAGGCGCCTAGAGCCAGTGCATCCCCAGGGTATAATCTTGTGGTAATTCCCATGGCCCTGGCTTTTTCAACCACAGCTGCAGGTGCGATGAGTTCCTGGA from Candidatus Neomarinimicrobiota bacterium carries:
- a CDS encoding AMP nucleosidase; translation: MDTKQAIVKDWIFRYTGVEPEAFGDRILLTNFKNYVDKFARRFDVPIFGEDRSMSVATNKDGLSIINFGMGSANAATIMDLLSAIDPYGVLFLGKCGGLKQSTELGHFILPVAAIRGEGTSNDYLRPEVPAMPSFKIHKYISQILVEQDLDYRTGVVYTTNRRVWEHDEKFKEYLRETRCIGIDMETATIFITGLANNIPRGALLLVSDLPMVPDGIKTEALDRSVTKKYVDLHLDIGIEAMTHIAEQGESIKHFSF